TTCCGCTAGCATGCCCTATGCTCGATTATTGAAGATTGGTCATGGATTTTGACATGTCATATGAAATGTAGATCATCTAAGCATCCGACGATCTGATACAATGAAGTGTCAGAGGCTTATAATGAATTTGAATGAACTACATTCGACTGTCCAACGAATTAGCAGATAGTTGTCCTTGCAATATAGggaaaaaagtcataaaaatccaaaatcatgTCCATTTTGATATCATTTACTGTTAACTATTTTTTGTGACgtcaaaatctcaaattataccTATTGTtttatatgacatatttactttACATCAATGTTTAATCAGAAGATTTTAGTCAAGTTATGTGAGCGttatatctacaaagatttattttttagcatcaatgtaaataatttttaatgatttatgtTACATTGATacaagtttgtgatttttagtGGTAAGTGCGTcacaataataattataatttgtgATTTGTGGTGGTTTTTACCGAGCAACTCATTGATAGGCTGACAGAAGGAGTAGAAGAGAAGCTCTCAGGTTTTCAAGCCGATCGGACAGGATCGGGCTCGACCCGATGGTACTGTCCCGGGTCGGGGCCCCTctggaaaatgacaaaaataagggattaaaaaaaataaaaatcagataAACCGAATATGCCCCCTCCTCTCCGGGggattcttcatcttccttcttcttcttcctcctctcgaGCTCAGTGAAATCCTAGACGCTTGGCAAGAACCCCTCTACAGCATAAGATCCATCGCCATTTCGAAAGGCGGTCGCTTTCTCTATAGGCTCGCTTCTCCACCTCGAGGTGATCAATGTTTCTTGTTCAAGCTTCAGTCTTGGCCGTCtttatgccttttcttttcttttcttttgattaaacCTGGTATTTTCTTGATGTTCGAGAGCGTTTTTGTGCTTGCTGTTATAGCCTCGGAGGAGGGTTGAAATTTCGGCGTTGGTTTTGATTCGTATGTTGGGGTTCTGGGTTGTCGCGTTTATTCTCTGAAATGGCGGCTTCTTCGATTCGCCTGGTGTTTTGTCGAGCTGATTATCCTGTGTGAGTACAGGGTTAGTGTTAGCCCACATCAAGGTTGTGcgcttcttttgtttttggtcttttgggtttttttttattgatggaAGCTCCAAATTTGCTGGGGTGAGAATAATGTGGGTGGAGATGCTTGAGCCAGGCTAATCACTGCTCATTGGAGTCGTGTGATTATGGTATGTGATGATTACTTATTCTTTGTGGGCATTGTGTAAATGTCGACGTGGTTCTGACGCTAGACCTCGCTTTTCTGAGAGTGCATCTGAGATGCTGCTCAGAATTGACTTTCTCGTGCATTTTGAAATTAGCTGGTTTGAATTTTCCTGAACTGGAACTACTTATTCTTTTGGGCGTTTGAGTTGGGAGCTAGATTTCATGGCGCAAGTGGCAATGTTTTGCGGGTTTTGGTGAACTGCGAGTACCGTGGCTTATTTTCTTGCTGTCTGTGTCCTAAAGTTTCAGGTACATGTGCTCGGTAGTGGGAGGAAAATAAGACCAATATGGCTCATCTAGTTTCTTCAACGTCATGCTCCTTGAAGATCTCCACCACTAATAAAGCTTTCCCTCAAAGATCAGGTCATGGTCCAACtgcatttccttcttcttgggGTTTACAAAGTTCAAGAATTCCATATGAGAGTCTTGTTTCTCGACGAGAGAAACATCAGAGAAACTTTATTGTTCAATCGACAGCAGTGCCTCTGAACCAACAGGTACCTACTCAAGCTGGCTCTAGCTCTTACCAGCACTCTAATGGTTCAACCAAGATGCAGCGAGTCATGATTATTGGTGGAGATGGTTACTGTGGCTGGGCCACAGCACTTCATTTATCCAACAAAGGATATCAAGTTGCCATTGTGGATAGCCTTGTCCGTCGGCTGTTTGACCACCAACTTGGTCTTGATTCCTTGACTCCTATTGCCTCAATCCACAACCGTCTCCGGCGCTGGAAATCAATCACTGGGAAAAATATTGAGCTTTACATTGGCGACATATGTGACTTTGAGTTCTTAGCAGAATCCTTCAATTCATTTGAGCCTGATGCTGTTGTCCATTTCGGAGAGCAGAGATCTGCTCCTTACTCCATGATAGATCGGTCAAGGGCTGTTTTTACGCAGCACAACAATGTCATTGGAACTCTTAATGTGCTCTTTGCTATTAAGGAGTTTAGAGAGGAGTGTCATCTGGTGAAGTTGGGCACTATGGGAGAATATGGAACTCCAAACATTGATATTGAGGAGGGCTACATAACTATCACTCATAATGGACGAACGGATACTTTGCCCTATCCAAAACAAGCTAGCTCCTTTTACCATCTAAGTAAGGTCCATGATTCGCACAATATAGCCTTCACTTGCAAGGCCTGGGGAATAAGAGCAACGGATTTAAATCAAGGAGTGGTTTATGGGGTGAGGACAGACGAGACTGAGCTGCATGAGGAGCTCAATAACAGATTTGATTATGATGGAGTATTCGGAACTGCATTGAATCGGTTCTGCGTTCAAGCTGCAGTTGGTCATCCACTTACAGTATATGGCAAAGGGGGCCAGGTAATAATCTTCTGCTTACAAGTAGCGTGGCTGTATCTCCACATGCCGATTATACATATCATCTTTGGCTGTTTACTTTCCTTCAATATAAGCAACAATAGCCTAAATATATAAATTCTAAATGGTAAAGCTTTTATAGTTGCTTATGAAGTTATTCATCACACCTCAATTAAAAGTACCTCCTCTTATAGTTCTCTTGAACTGTGATTTGTACTTTTAGTTGTTTTGCATTTAATAAGACAGAATAGAACAGAATGGAATGTAATGACAATCcacatatttttgtttggtaaactgtggaatggaatgaagattcttgtgtttggttgtaacaaaaaaaatgttaatggGAATggaattgaatgggattttctaaTAAGTTCAAATAGTATGTATTTGCATGAGTAGTATACTAATTGAAATTTCTTGAATATAAAGTAGAATTATCAAATATTTAACAGtatttatatttcattaattatattttgataacTGTAATTTACaattatttagaaaatgaaCTTCTTAtgtgattaaaataattaattaatagaatataatttaaaaaatggcaATTAGTTGAATTAtactaattaataattaataatacctgatttttttaaattatataattgtatttattaattttttgtttaaagaaaaatgaaagggaTCACCATCACCCAATCCTTCAAGTAGGCAAATGGGTATTCCATTCCAGTGTTGCCAAACAAACACATAATTGGAAAGAAAGAGGATATCATTCCATTCCAATGTGACTAATCACGCACAACAAGAACCTTGATATGTCTAAGCAAGGGCCTAGCCTCCAAAGTGAAGTCCTTTCCAGAGAAACTTCAGTGGGATTTAGGTACTTGAAGTGCAGTTATGTTTGAGGATTATCAGAGATCATCAAGgggaaaatttctttctttgactGCATGCGCATGATTAACGCCTTCCTTCTGCAAACATCTCTATGGCATCTATCACAAAGTGTTGGATTTTAATAAAAGGGAACATTCAAGCACTGCCAAAACTTTGTCCTAATGAAGCTAAAAGTCCGGAGATGATCAACATTCAGAGTCATTTATAAAGTGACTTTTCAACCTTGGATGTATTGTGGAGTGATCCatgtattttcatcttccttAATACCCTTTTCTCCATTAAtttcattcttttgttttttcgtgACTGTCCTTATACTTTGCAGACCAGGGGATACCTTGATATAAGAGATACAGTCCAATGTGTTGAGCTTGCTATTGCAAATCCAGCAAATCCCGGCGAGTTCCGTGTCTTTAATCAATTCACTGAGCAATTTTCTGTCAATCAACTTGCTGCCCTTGTTACGAAAGCTGGAGCCAAGCTTGGGCTTGACGTGCAAACCACCAATGTACCAAATCCAAGAGTGGAAGCAGAAGAACATTATTACAATGCCAAGCACACTAAGCTGATTGACTTGGGACTCCAGCCGCACCTTCTTTCAGACTCCCTTTTGGATTCACTGCTTAACTTTGCAATAAAGTATGAGGATCGGATTGACAAGAAACAGATTATGCCCAGCATATCTTGGAAAAAGATTGGAGTCAAACCAAAAACTGTTGTGGCCTAATTTTTAGGAGAGGAGATTTTGAGACAGACTAGAAacatcaagcatagatttcttctttctttcttttgccttcGCAGCTGCTTTTTCCCACTTTTAAGCGGTGTTGtatctttctctcttcttttctactGTGGCGCAGTTCTTGCTGCCCAGGTCGTAGTTGCTTATGTAGAATTATGAATTGGAAATGATTGTATGCTAGTAGAATAATGGGTGGACATCTAGAAGAACAGCCATTTCTCTTGCACTTAGCATACTTCTGGCGGGATAGTTCTTCCAATATGTTGCTGGGTATTGTCGGGTTACATCCGACAGAAAGCAAAAGCAGTTAATGCAATCTTGTTTGGATTTTCAAAGTTCTCGcttatttgattattttcaacAGCTAAGCAGGAATAGATACTGTTCATCTGGCATTTTGTCCCAAGCAGAGATGTTTTCACAGGTCtaatcatcttttcttttctttttgtcttttgaagGGAGATGGGAGGGGATGGCTGTTTAGCCGTCTACAATTTCTTTAAATGATCTTGTATTCCACCAGATATGTTGGATCCAAAGATTGACCTTTTTCTGTTTCTGGATATACCAGAGGGAAGGCAATTAATTCTACTACTTAACAAGAATGGCTAAACCATCCTAGGAAGCAGCCTAATTTTATGGGAAATCTTGTAGGTCGAGTTTTGTAAGAGAAAAACATTGCCCATATGTTAAAACTGATACAGTGAAGAAGATGCTGCTTGTTTTTCTCATGTAATTGGAGAACTTACTGCCAGTTTAACTTCCAGCGCAAGTCTCAATGTTTTCCCAGTTAGATAACATATAGGTGCGCAGGCTGCACTTTTCAGATTAATTCTTCAAGGATGTTCTTACATCTACACCAAAGAGTTCATCCGCCAAAAGTTTCCACCTGTTTGACAGCCACATTTCTGTTGTCAACTTGCCATTCAATGTGATCTCAATTGTACTTCGTCCTGGTTCTCCACAAACTCGACGAAAGGGCTTCAGTCAATGACAGGGTGACCAATGACTAGTTTTGCTGTCAAAAATCATCAGATACACCAGAATAAATTTGCAATGTCATGAAAGAATGATCTGCCTGTTACCACTGCTAAGCTTGGCAGTTTTAGTACAGTTGGCTTGAAACTCTACATGTATTTTTGCAAGACTAATAATGCTAGTCGCGACATTGTTTCCACTGTATGATTTGTTTACTTTGCATTTGACTAGAAACGTGATACCAAGTTGCATGATGGGCACATTTATTCCAACTATTACGTCAATGTGCTTAAATGGCTCGGAAAGGTGAGGACAAGTGAGAGGAGTGCTTGTCTGCATGTTTCTGCCAGTCCTCATATTGTAAGTTAAAAAAGGCGGCAGAAGCGATGGTGTTTTCACATCCTTGAATGAGGAGAATTTGCAGGTTTTGATGGTGGAAACGTATTGGCCGTGCCTTTGTTTAGACAACTATCAGTCTTCAAAAAATCCAAGACAACGGAAGTCAACTCATCTTGATGCGAGGTGTATTCATGATCAGCTCCTTCTATGATGCACAGCTTGTGATTTGATATGACCTTGGCAAACTCCAGAGAATCTTCCGCTGGTACAATTTTGTCAAGGGAACCATGAACAATCAACACCCTACAATTACCAGCATAAGCACCCGAGTGTCATCGGAAAAGTAACAAATTTAGTGACAGctag
This genomic stretch from Eucalyptus grandis isolate ANBG69807.140 chromosome 3, ASM1654582v1, whole genome shotgun sequence harbors:
- the LOC104436309 gene encoding UDP-sulfoquinovose synthase, chloroplastic, translated to MAHLVSSTSCSLKISTTNKAFPQRSGHGPTAFPSSWGLQSSRIPYESLVSRREKHQRNFIVQSTAVPLNQQVPTQAGSSSYQHSNGSTKMQRVMIIGGDGYCGWATALHLSNKGYQVAIVDSLVRRLFDHQLGLDSLTPIASIHNRLRRWKSITGKNIELYIGDICDFEFLAESFNSFEPDAVVHFGEQRSAPYSMIDRSRAVFTQHNNVIGTLNVLFAIKEFREECHLVKLGTMGEYGTPNIDIEEGYITITHNGRTDTLPYPKQASSFYHLSKVHDSHNIAFTCKAWGIRATDLNQGVVYGVRTDETELHEELNNRFDYDGVFGTALNRFCVQAAVGHPLTVYGKGGQTRGYLDIRDTVQCVELAIANPANPGEFRVFNQFTEQFSVNQLAALVTKAGAKLGLDVQTTNVPNPRVEAEEHYYNAKHTKLIDLGLQPHLLSDSLLDSLLNFAIKYEDRIDKKQIMPSISWKKIGVKPKTVVA